One part of the uncultured Bacteroides sp. genome encodes these proteins:
- a CDS encoding thiol protease/hemagglutinin PrtT has product MKRFVNLLIFYLFFFCFTVFSKEVKQDEAFKVASNFVNQHCVGFTKSLPSLSLAYICSDVQTKTVSGSNVYYYVYNITSLNGFVIISGDDRAFPILGYSDKGNFDSDSIPDNFRYWLNEYRKQIAWVTENGEIQSQTVREQWAALQSGKALTSENSSVLLHTALWNQMKPYNNKCPYNSSGLKRCPTGCVATAMGILMKYHRWPLKGTGNHSYVSKTLNKALYADFELDYIWDDMLDEYNMDGATNLWNDNQAWMVSSLMYHCGVASEMDYSSSSSGAYTYNAVKGMIENFGYDKCMRLLPREYYKDDEWNQMIRNELDNSRPVMYGGSNEGGDGHQFIFDGYNSNGYYHVNWGWGGLSNGYYLLSSLDPDSQGTGGNSGTGFSIDQELVIGIKKAEQNSDYVTNLYLTSYNNVNGLFMNESNVEANKDFNVSFVAYNYCLKAFSGMIGIGLVNESNELKEIVGGGRMNNSLSFLGLVSAVLPCKITTNLLATDKLQPFYSDDGVIWKRIRGSNKTINELSVNNPTAISDKTCDTQIKVLLSEDESTLSVSIPLEFEAKQVSIFNIDGRMINQINVSDNVVLYIPVNKLPKGLYVALIKTKNGMDSFKFIKK; this is encoded by the coding sequence ATGAAACGATTTGTAAACCTTCTGATCTTTTATTTGTTCTTTTTTTGCTTTACTGTCTTTTCAAAAGAAGTAAAACAAGATGAGGCTTTCAAGGTAGCTTCTAACTTTGTAAACCAACATTGTGTTGGTTTTACAAAATCTTTGCCATCTTTATCATTGGCATATATTTGCTCTGATGTGCAAACTAAAACAGTTTCGGGAAGTAATGTGTATTATTATGTTTATAATATTACTTCATTAAATGGATTTGTTATTATTTCCGGAGATGATCGTGCTTTTCCCATTTTAGGTTATTCGGATAAAGGGAACTTTGATTCGGATAGTATACCGGACAATTTTCGCTATTGGCTTAATGAATATAGAAAACAGATAGCCTGGGTTACTGAAAATGGGGAAATTCAGTCGCAGACTGTAAGAGAACAGTGGGCTGCTTTGCAAAGTGGGAAGGCATTAACGTCAGAAAATAGTAGCGTGTTGTTACATACAGCGCTTTGGAATCAAATGAAACCTTATAATAATAAATGTCCTTACAATAGTAGTGGTTTGAAAAGATGTCCAACAGGATGTGTTGCAACAGCAATGGGTATACTTATGAAGTATCATCGCTGGCCTTTAAAAGGAACAGGAAATCATAGCTATGTATCTAAAACTCTAAACAAAGCATTATATGCTGATTTTGAGTTGGATTATATATGGGATGATATGCTTGATGAATATAATATGGATGGAGCAACTAACTTGTGGAATGACAATCAGGCTTGGATGGTGTCAAGCTTGATGTATCACTGTGGTGTAGCTTCTGAAATGGATTATTCGTCAAGCAGCAGCGGGGCATACACTTATAATGCGGTAAAAGGGATGATAGAAAATTTTGGCTACGATAAGTGTATGCGTTTATTGCCTAGAGAATATTATAAAGATGATGAATGGAATCAAATGATTCGTAATGAATTAGATAACTCGCGCCCTGTAATGTATGGCGGTTCTAATGAAGGTGGAGATGGACATCAATTTATATTTGATGGATATAACTCTAACGGATATTATCATGTGAACTGGGGTTGGGGAGGCCTTTCTAATGGCTATTATTTATTAAGTTCACTAGATCCTGACTCGCAGGGAACCGGTGGTAATAGTGGAACTGGATTTTCTATTGATCAGGAATTGGTTATTGGAATCAAGAAAGCAGAACAAAATTCGGATTATGTGACTAATCTATATCTCACTTCTTACAATAATGTAAATGGTCTGTTTATGAATGAAAGTAATGTTGAAGCTAACAAAGATTTTAATGTATCTTTTGTTGCATATAACTATTGTCTAAAGGCGTTTTCTGGAATGATTGGTATAGGATTGGTCAATGAGTCTAATGAATTAAAAGAAATCGTAGGTGGAGGTAGAATGAATAATTCTCTCTCTTTTTTAGGACTAGTTAGTGCTGTATTACCATGTAAAATAACGACAAACCTTTTGGCTACAGATAAACTACAACCATTTTATAGTGATGACGGAGTGATTTGGAAAAGAATTCGAGGTAGTAATAAAACTATTAATGAACTATCTGTAAATAATCCAACAGCAATTAGTGATAAGACTTGTGATACTCAGATAAAAGTTCTTCTTAGTGAAGATGAATCTACTTTATCTGTGAGTATACCTTTAGAATTTGAGGCAAAACAAGTATCTATCTTTAATATAGATGGACGAATGATAAATCAAATAAATGTGAGTGATAATGTGGTATTATACATCCCAGTAAATAAATTACCAAAAGGTTTGTATGTTGCATTGATAAAAACAAAGAATGGTATGGATAGTTTTAAATTTATCAAGAAATAA
- a CDS encoding RagB/SusD family nutrient uptake outer membrane protein: MKKRIIINTFAFLGLLTGFASCSSDDLETSPTDSVSGNVIFSSVQGGEVAMNGIYRATYTSGWSDGNTHQNFGNMSTALFADLMGDDMVQNEMGSGWFYYDYNHSARTRYTSKNWRSYATWNYYYTLISNVNYILAKESTLSGLAEQKANLFAQAYAMRAFCYFNLIQLFQQTYVGHEQSPGVPLYTEPTEATTEGKGRGTVEDVYTQINSDINKAIELFKEAEKGGVSQKAISNIDLYVSYGIKAKVALVQNKWADAAEAAKLALTKPNLTLASASDLSKGMNSTAISSVLWGAKIIADQSTSYASFFSHMDPTTVSMYGAKSRKCISAWLYKQLPVTDFRHDNWWNGKLTTNEATGPNFSYCQKKFLFSDLKTYTGDYIYMRAEEMLLIEAEAEARNGHPSIARNLMKTFGEIRDTKYATRLAAVSDATTLTLDENGTGTAPVITTLLDEIILQRRIELWGECGRIFDILRLKTGFNRNYTGTNHTVKLVGTDTAKPDWKAFILTIPQTEFDGNVNLDATKDQNPI; the protein is encoded by the coding sequence ATGAAAAAAAGAATAATAATAAATACATTTGCGTTTCTCGGACTCCTTACTGGTTTCGCGTCATGCAGTAGCGATGATTTGGAAACATCTCCTACAGATTCTGTTTCTGGAAATGTAATTTTTAGTAGTGTTCAGGGTGGTGAAGTAGCAATGAACGGGATTTATCGGGCAACTTATACATCTGGATGGAGTGATGGCAACACGCATCAAAACTTTGGGAATATGTCAACTGCATTATTTGCAGACTTGATGGGTGATGATATGGTTCAAAATGAAATGGGCAGCGGTTGGTTTTATTATGATTATAATCATAGTGCACGTACCCGCTATACTAGTAAGAATTGGAGATCATATGCAACTTGGAATTATTACTATACATTAATAAGTAATGTAAATTACATTCTTGCTAAAGAATCTACATTATCTGGTCTTGCGGAACAAAAAGCAAATTTGTTTGCACAAGCTTATGCAATGCGTGCATTTTGTTATTTCAATTTGATCCAATTATTTCAGCAGACTTATGTAGGACATGAACAATCTCCGGGAGTTCCTTTATATACAGAACCAACAGAAGCCACTACTGAAGGAAAAGGTAGAGGTACCGTTGAAGATGTTTATACCCAGATTAATTCAGATATAAATAAAGCTATTGAATTGTTTAAAGAGGCTGAAAAAGGAGGCGTTTCGCAAAAGGCTATTTCTAATATTGATTTGTATGTATCATACGGCATAAAAGCTAAAGTTGCTTTGGTTCAAAATAAATGGGCCGATGCTGCCGAAGCGGCTAAACTTGCACTGACAAAACCAAATCTTACTTTAGCATCTGCAAGTGACTTGAGTAAAGGAATGAATAGTACCGCGATTTCTTCTGTACTATGGGGTGCTAAGATAATTGCCGATCAATCTACGTCTTATGCTTCATTCTTTTCACACATGGATCCCACAACAGTTAGTATGTATGGAGCGAAATCTCGTAAATGTATTAGTGCCTGGTTGTATAAACAATTACCAGTTACAGACTTCCGTCATGACAATTGGTGGAATGGAAAACTGACAACTAATGAGGCAACTGGGCCTAATTTTAGCTATTGTCAGAAAAAGTTTTTGTTCTCTGATCTTAAAACATATACAGGCGATTACATTTATATGCGTGCAGAAGAAATGTTGCTAATTGAAGCTGAGGCTGAAGCCAGAAACGGGCATCCTAGTATAGCTAGAAATTTAATGAAGACCTTTGGTGAAATTCGTGATACGAAATATGCAACCCGATTGGCAGCTGTAAGCGATGCAACTACATTAACTCTTGATGAAAATGGTACAGGTACAGCTCCTGTAATTACTACATTACTTGATGAGATAATACTTCAACGTCGTATTGAATTATGGGGAGAATGTGGTCGTATCTTTGATATATTACGTTTAAAGACTGGTTTTAATAGAAACTATACTGGTACAAATCATACGGTTAAGCTCGTTGGTACTGATACAGCTAAACCAGACTGGAAAGCGTTTATTTTGACTATCCCTCAAACAGAATTTGATGGTAATGTCAATTTGGATGCAACTAAAGATCAAAACCCAATTTAA
- a CDS encoding TonB-dependent receptor produces the protein MKKKLMLLLTYIFISIGLVTAQNQRVTGIVVSEEDGQPIIGASVSVKGASVGAISDIDGKFSISNVPSSAKTLVISYIGMVTQEVAIKQNVKIVLKSNAQVTDEVVVVAYGTAKKSSFTGSAQVIKNDQIEKRVVANVSKALDGVVAGVQSTAGSGQPGSGASVVIRGFGSINASNNPLYVVDGIPFDGNISSINPNDIESMTVLKDASAGALYGARGANGVVMITTKRGKNEGDKIDVNLKANWGVTSRSLKRYNTVNEKEYLELAFEAYKNELINTNGVAPSVAGTQALAKMAGGEGILGVNEEYNPYDSPIAQLIDPSTGKLNSSAKLKYHENWMDELQADSPLRQEYQLSFTGGSKKTKYLASIGYLDEGGLLKTTSFERYSGRLNVDSEAKDWLKSGLSSSFAQYKSNYAAGAGTTQNSNVWYSAQFMAPIYPVYMHSADGGLALNSDGNKQFDYGSNRVNQSNWNPIATLYDDKAETLVDNMSARTYITLHADDDKYGFLKGFNFTTNFGLDYYSARGAEYANPYNGNAVGVSGRLTKESSRMLSYTFNQLLTYNRTFNDHSFDILIGHEYYALKTNFLSAEKTGFPFGGLYELAAASTLTDGTSYEDNYSIDSYLSRLNYNYKEKYYLSGSFRTDGSSRFYKDQRWGTFWSVGASWRISRESFLSDVNWVNNLTLKASYGIQGNDALSSYYPYQSLYSLSYANASASGALISSLENKKLKWEKNANLNVGVEATLFDRLYLTFEYFNKNTKDLLMKMPKATSTGFDSYWNNIGKVRNTGVELSVKVDVLKNTPLKWSFTAMGSHVKNKIIKLADKPEIISGNIILKEGEAINSFYLPTSAGVDPLTGNQLYLIKEKDADGNVTKEYKSSNYSLALSNREIAGNRIPDLYGSFNNEFKYKGFDLSLLTTYSIGGKIYDSNYNVLMGKGILYKGTTFHKNLLRRWQNPGDITDVPKLAWDNNINVTNKDMLDASYFSIKNITVGYTLPKSLLKKIGFESIRIFGTADNLAVFSHLDGMDPQYSLSGTTNYVYTPSKAISIGIDVKF, from the coding sequence ATGAAGAAAAAATTAATGTTGTTGTTGACTTATATTTTTATAAGTATAGGTCTGGTAACTGCCCAGAATCAGAGAGTAACGGGTATAGTTGTTTCGGAAGAAGATGGGCAACCGATTATTGGAGCATCTGTTTCTGTTAAAGGTGCATCTGTTGGTGCTATATCTGATATAGATGGAAAGTTTTCTATATCGAATGTTCCCAGCTCTGCTAAAACCTTAGTCATTTCTTATATAGGAATGGTTACTCAAGAAGTTGCAATTAAACAAAATGTGAAGATTGTACTAAAATCAAATGCTCAAGTAACAGATGAAGTTGTTGTTGTTGCATATGGAACTGCGAAAAAATCTTCTTTTACAGGTTCGGCTCAGGTTATTAAGAACGATCAAATTGAAAAGCGAGTGGTGGCCAACGTATCTAAAGCCTTAGATGGAGTTGTTGCTGGTGTACAAAGTACAGCAGGATCTGGACAACCTGGATCTGGCGCTTCTGTTGTAATTCGTGGATTTGGATCTATTAATGCTTCAAATAATCCTCTTTATGTTGTAGATGGTATTCCTTTCGATGGTAATATTAGCTCTATAAATCCTAATGATATAGAGTCTATGACTGTGTTGAAAGATGCTTCTGCTGGTGCACTTTATGGCGCTCGTGGAGCTAATGGTGTAGTGATGATCACCACAAAAAGAGGGAAAAATGAAGGAGATAAAATCGATGTGAATTTGAAAGCCAATTGGGGTGTTACTTCTCGTTCGCTGAAAAGATATAATACAGTAAACGAGAAAGAATATTTGGAGTTGGCATTTGAAGCATATAAAAATGAACTGATTAATACCAATGGTGTTGCTCCTTCTGTTGCAGGAACGCAAGCTTTGGCTAAAATGGCAGGTGGTGAAGGTATTCTTGGTGTTAATGAGGAATATAATCCTTATGATTCACCTATCGCGCAATTAATAGATCCTAGTACAGGTAAATTGAACTCTAGTGCAAAATTGAAATATCATGAAAACTGGATGGATGAATTGCAAGCAGATAGTCCTTTAAGACAAGAATACCAATTGTCATTTACAGGCGGCAGCAAGAAAACAAAATATCTAGCGTCAATAGGCTATTTGGATGAAGGAGGACTGTTGAAAACAACAAGCTTTGAACGTTATTCAGGAAGATTGAATGTAGACTCGGAAGCAAAAGATTGGTTAAAATCTGGGTTAAGCTCTTCATTTGCTCAGTATAAATCAAATTATGCAGCTGGTGCGGGCACAACACAAAATAGTAATGTTTGGTATTCTGCTCAGTTCATGGCTCCAATTTATCCAGTATATATGCATAGTGCTGATGGTGGCTTAGCTTTGAATTCAGATGGAAATAAGCAATTTGATTATGGATCAAATCGTGTTAATCAGAGTAATTGGAACCCAATTGCAACATTGTATGATGATAAGGCAGAAACCTTGGTTGATAATATGAGTGCAAGAACTTATATAACATTACATGCAGATGATGATAAATATGGTTTCTTGAAAGGATTTAATTTCACAACTAATTTTGGACTTGATTACTATTCAGCTAGAGGGGCAGAGTATGCAAATCCATATAATGGTAATGCTGTGGGAGTTAGTGGTCGATTAACAAAAGAATCTTCCAGAATGTTAAGCTATACTTTCAATCAATTACTTACTTATAACCGTACATTTAATGATCATTCCTTCGATATATTAATTGGTCATGAATATTATGCACTTAAAACAAATTTTTTATCAGCTGAAAAAACAGGTTTCCCATTTGGTGGTCTTTATGAATTGGCAGCTGCAAGTACATTGACAGATGGTACTTCTTATGAAGATAATTATTCAATAGATTCTTATTTGAGTCGTTTGAATTATAATTATAAAGAAAAATATTATTTAAGTGGCAGTTTTCGTACTGATGGTTCTTCTCGCTTTTATAAAGATCAGCGTTGGGGTACTTTCTGGTCAGTTGGTGCCTCATGGAGAATCAGTCGAGAGAGTTTTCTTTCTGATGTAAACTGGGTTAATAATTTAACTTTGAAGGCTAGTTATGGTATTCAAGGTAATGATGCTCTATCAAGTTATTATCCATATCAGAGCTTGTATAGTCTTAGCTATGCAAATGCTAGTGCAAGTGGTGCTCTAATTTCTTCTCTTGAAAACAAAAAACTGAAATGGGAAAAGAATGCCAATTTAAATGTTGGAGTCGAAGCTACACTTTTTGATCGTTTATACTTAACTTTTGAATATTTTAATAAGAATACCAAAGATTTATTAATGAAGATGCCTAAAGCTACTTCAACAGGATTTGATAGCTACTGGAATAATATTGGTAAAGTGAGAAATACGGGTGTTGAACTTTCTGTAAAAGTTGATGTCTTAAAAAATACTCCGCTTAAATGGAGTTTTACAGCAATGGGTAGCCATGTGAAAAATAAGATCATTAAACTTGCTGATAAACCAGAAATAATTAGTGGAAATATTATATTGAAAGAAGGTGAAGCTATAAATTCTTTCTATCTGCCTACTTCTGCTGGTGTTGACCCTCTTACTGGTAATCAGCTGTATTTAATTAAGGAAAAAGATGCTGATGGCAATGTTACTAAAGAATATAAGTCTTCAAACTACTCATTGGCGCTAAGTAACCGTGAGATTGCAGGTAATCGTATACCAGATCTTTATGGTAGCTTTAATAATGAATTTAAATATAAAGGTTTTGATCTCTCTCTTCTTACCACTTATTCAATCGGAGGTAAAATCTATGATTCAAATTACAATGTCCTTATGGGAAAAGGTATTCTATATAAAGGAACAACTTTTCATAAGAACTTGTTACGTAGATGGCAAAACCCTGGTGATATTACTGACGTCCCTAAATTAGCTTGGGATAATAATATTAATGTTACGAATAAAGATATGCTTGACGCTTCGTATTTTTCAATAAAGAATATCACTGTTGGATATACTTTACCAAAATCTTTGTTGAAAAAGATTGGCTTTGAGAGTATACGTATATTTGGTACAGCCGATAATCTTGCAGTTTTTTCTCATCTTGATGGTATGGATCCTCAATATTCATTGTCTGGTACAACTAATTATGTGTATACACCATCTAAAGCGATATCTATTGGCATTGATGTTAAATTTTAA
- a CDS encoding YjjG family noncanonical pyrimidine nucleotidase: MYKSIFIDLDDTLWNFKANASDTFQEMYSKYGFERYFDSFDHFYELYQKRNSELWIEYGDGRISKEELNRQRFLFPLEAVGVPDEKLAKKYSDDFFSVIPIKSGLVPYAKETLDYLSSRYRLFILSNGFRELQFQKMRSSGIFHYFEKVILSEDIHVHKPYPEIFNFALSSTQSQLEESLMIGDSWDADIVGAKGIGMHQMFYNNIHKDEYPFQPTYLINSLSEIPLFI; encoded by the coding sequence ATGTATAAAAGTATATTTATTGATTTAGACGATACACTTTGGAATTTTAAGGCCAATGCCAGTGATACTTTTCAAGAGATGTATAGTAAGTATGGATTTGAACGTTATTTTGATTCTTTCGATCATTTTTATGAGTTATACCAAAAAAGGAACAGTGAACTTTGGATTGAATATGGTGATGGCAGAATAAGTAAGGAGGAGTTAAACCGTCAGCGTTTTCTTTTTCCGCTCGAAGCTGTTGGTGTACCCGATGAAAAACTTGCAAAAAAGTATTCTGACGATTTTTTTTCTGTAATACCTATTAAGAGCGGGCTGGTTCCTTATGCAAAAGAAACTCTTGATTATTTGTCGTCCAGGTATCGTCTCTTTATTCTTTCAAATGGATTTCGTGAGCTTCAGTTTCAGAAGATGCGATCATCCGGTATTTTTCATTATTTTGAGAAAGTCATCCTTTCTGAAGACATTCATGTTCATAAACCGTATCCCGAGATTTTTAATTTTGCTTTGTCTTCTACCCAATCTCAGCTCGAGGAATCACTGATGATTGGAGACAGTTGGGATGCTGATATTGTTGGTGCAAAAGGAATTGGTATGCATCAAATGTTTTATAATAATATTCATAAAGATGAGTATCCTTTTCAACCCACTTATTTGATAAATTCGCTGTCTGAGATACCTCTATTTATATAA